A window from Chitinophaga filiformis encodes these proteins:
- a CDS encoding DUF4249 domain-containing protein yields MKLLKIMLIPFVALLVTGCEKVITADLKTAAPRLVVDASIDWVKNTAGNEQKIVLSTTTGYYSSEFPGVSGAVITVTNAENSVFNFVETPGTGQYICNNFLPVIGQTYNLKIILNGETYTATETLTPVPKIEDNIDQNNKGGEAGDEMEITFYYRDDASRMNAYLNSITQPYSVFPELEVEDDEHTNGNLMQESYSHEKLKAGDRVDIKLYGISKNYYNYMFKLIVASGNDGNPFPTIPSAVRGNIVNQTNSQNYAFGYFRLAEVATKSYTIK; encoded by the coding sequence ATGAAACTACTTAAAATAATGCTCATACCATTTGTTGCACTGCTTGTAACAGGATGCGAGAAGGTTATTACTGCGGATCTTAAAACAGCGGCGCCAAGACTGGTTGTAGATGCATCTATTGACTGGGTGAAGAATACAGCCGGCAATGAGCAAAAGATCGTGTTGTCCACAACAACGGGTTATTACAGTTCCGAATTCCCGGGCGTTTCCGGAGCTGTGATTACGGTAACCAACGCGGAAAATTCGGTTTTTAACTTTGTAGAAACGCCCGGAACAGGGCAATACATTTGCAACAATTTCCTTCCTGTTATTGGCCAGACCTATAATTTAAAGATCATTTTGAATGGAGAGACCTACACCGCCACAGAAACCTTGACCCCTGTTCCTAAAATTGAGGATAACATTGATCAGAACAACAAGGGAGGCGAGGCCGGTGATGAAATGGAGATAACATTTTACTATCGGGATGATGCCAGCCGGATGAATGCCTACCTGAACAGCATTACTCAGCCCTATTCAGTGTTTCCTGAACTTGAGGTTGAAGACGATGAACATACCAACGGTAATTTAATGCAGGAATCCTATTCACATGAAAAATTAAAAGCCGGTGACAGGGTAGACATCAAATTGTACGGCATCTCAAAAAATTATTACAATTATATGTTCAAATTGATAGTGGCCTCCGGTAATGACGGCAATCCTTTCCCTACCATCCCAAGTGCCGTTCGCGGAAATATTGTCAATCAAACCAATAGCCAGAATTACGCTTTTGGGTATTTCAGGCTGGCAGAAGTAGCTACCAAAAGCTATACCATCAAATAA
- a CDS encoding phosphatase PAP2 family protein: MSKIIIVLFLSLSFLKVNGQNTLVDSADQKKNVRFKYRSLIFPTVLIGYGVVGLTSPALKKINNSIRDELSAQHFRKVKLDNFTQYTPSLSVYALNAFGIHGKNNLKDRTIVMATAYIIMGSSISIIKKTSNIERPDSSNTRSFPSGHTANAFLGAEFLYQEYKDISVWYGIMGYLVATGTGFLRMTNDKHWLTDVATGAGIGILSTKIAYWVHPFLKKTIFKDKDDLNGMIMPFYNGREYGLGLSMIF, translated from the coding sequence ATGAGCAAAATAATAATTGTCCTTTTCCTAAGCTTGTCCTTCTTAAAAGTTAACGGCCAGAACACCTTAGTTGATTCTGCAGATCAAAAGAAGAACGTCCGATTCAAATACAGATCGCTCATATTTCCAACTGTTTTGATCGGTTATGGAGTTGTTGGCCTTACAAGCCCTGCTTTAAAAAAAATTAATAACAGTATAAGAGATGAGTTGAGCGCACAACATTTTAGAAAAGTTAAGCTCGACAATTTCACTCAATACACGCCGTCTTTATCTGTATATGCTTTGAATGCGTTCGGCATCCATGGAAAGAATAATTTAAAGGACAGAACCATCGTGATGGCAACGGCCTATATCATTATGGGATCCTCCATCAGTATCATTAAGAAAACTTCAAATATAGAGAGACCGGACAGCTCAAACACCAGGTCGTTCCCGTCCGGGCATACCGCTAATGCTTTTTTGGGCGCCGAGTTTCTATATCAGGAATATAAGGACATATCCGTTTGGTACGGTATCATGGGCTATCTGGTCGCTACCGGCACAGGTTTTTTAAGAATGACCAATGATAAGCATTGGCTGACCGATGTTGCCACAGGAGCGGGGATCGGGATCTTAAGTACAAAAATCGCTTATTGGGTACATCCATTTTTAAAGAAAACTATTTTTAAAGACAAAGATGACCTGAATGGTATGATTATGCCATTTTATAACGGAAGGGAGTATGGGTTGGGATTATCAATGATATTCTGA